Part of the Pedobacter roseus genome is shown below.
TGTTATTGTTCCATCCGGACAGTTCGTTACCGGCCCTATTGAAATGAAATCGAATGTGATGCTGTACCTTGCAGAGGGCGCAGAACTACTGGGCAGTATTAACCGCTTAGATTATGGAAAACAAGATGCTAAACCGCTGATTTCCGCAAAAAAACAGCAAAACATAAGCATTTTGGGCAAAGGAACCATTAATGGCCGCGGTGTCGAAGTGGTTAAAAATCTGTTATTGCTCCTGCATCAGGGTGTATTGAAAGATGAAACCTGGCAGGTAAAAAGACCATCAGAAAGCAACAGACCACGCTTAATTGCATTTTCTAACTGCGAAAATATTACCCTTAAAAATATCACCGTTAAAAACAGTGCGGGTTGGGTTCAGGATTTCGTAAACTGCAATAAACTCAATATCGATAGCATTACAGTAGAAAGTACCGCTTATTGGAATAACGATGGTATCGATATTGTAAACAGCAAAAATGTGCGCATCACCAATTGCAATATCGATGCAGCCGATGATGGCATTTGCTTAAAATCTGAAGGAAGTCCGGGCATCTGCGAATATATATATGTAGCCAATTGTATTATCCGCTCCAGTGCCAGTGGTTTTAAACTTGGAACGGGCTCTTACGGCGGTTTCAAAAACATTAAAGTACGCAATATTACCGTTTACAATACCTATCGCTCTGCCATTGCGCTCGAAGCGGTTGATGGTGGTTTTATTGATAGCGTAGATATTGAAGGTGTTAACGCTAAATACACCGGCAATGCCATTTTCATCCGTTTAGGGCACAGAAACAAAACTGACCAGTACAGCAGCATAAAAAATATCCGCATTGCAAAGGTAAAAGCCAATATCCCCAACTTCAAGCCCGATGCAGGTTACCCGCTTGAAGGACCTCTGCCTAAAGTAGCACCACATAACTTACTTCCGGCATCCATTACCGGTATTCCTGGTCATTTGGTTGAAAATGTGTTACTCGAAGATATCGAAATTACTTATGGCGGTGGTGGATCTGAAAAAGTGGCAAACATCCCCATCGATAAACTGGATAGTGTATTCGAAAATGAAGCCGGCTATCCTGAATTTAGCATGTTTGGCGAGTTGCCTGCCTGGGGCTTTTATGTTCGCCATGCAAAAGGTATCTCTTTTAAAAACATCAAACTGAATGTTAAAACACCCGATTTCAGGCCTGCTGTAGTTTTTGATGATGTAAATTCAATCAATATTGACGGGTTACAGTTAGAAAAAGGAGAAAATCCTCATCAGGTCATCTTAAAAAAAACAGGTCAGGTTTCTATTAAAAACACCAAATTGCACTTAAATAAAGAAGCAATAAAAGAAATCCCCTAATTTATAACAAGCATCAATATGTTGTTAATTGATTTAAAATACAAAAATGCTTTGAAAACGCTGCAATGTCTATTGCTCCTGTTAATCATGCATATTAATACCGTTTCTGCGCAGCAACAGCAGGTAATCCCCTACGTTCAGCCATTTTCCGGCACTTCGGCCAGCACCACATTGGCCAGTCAACACGTTGAAGATAAAACCGAGCGCCTGGCCAATACCATTCCGGCGGTTGCACCACCTTTTAGTATGACACAATGGACGCCACAGACCCAGCTTACCGAAAAAAAATGCCTAGCGCCCTATTATTACAATAATAAAAAGTTTTATGGATTTAGGGCCACACATTGGATCAGTGGCTCCTGCACCCAGGATTATGGAAGTTTTACCATCATGCCTGTTTCTGGTCGCCTTGAAACCGAAGCCAATCGATACGCGGAAGATTATGTTCATGAAAACGAAGTTTCTACCCCATCCTATTACAAGCTAAAATTACCTAAACATCAACTTTTAACAGAAATTACCGCCACACTTAGAAGTGGTGTAATGCGCATCACTGCACTAAAAAGCGATAGCGTTTACATCCTGGTAAGCCCAAACAGCGATCAGAATAAGGGCTTTATCCAAATTGATGCAAAAAAAGGTGAAATTTCAGGTTACAACCCTGTTCACCGCATTTACCAGGCCTGGGGAGAACCGGCCGGTTTTAGCGGTTATTTTTTCATCCGTATTAAAAAAGCCTTTACTACAGCAGGTGTTTACAGCGAAGGACATACCTCCCATCAACAAAGCATCAGTAATAAGAAAGATATTGGTGCTTACGTCGGCTTCAAACTGCAAAAAGGAGAACAACTACTTGTTTATTCCGGCACCTCCTTTACCAGTATCGCCGCAGCAAAAGCCAACCTCGAAAGCGAAATTAAAAACAACGGTTTTGATGCTGTTCTGGCACAAACCAATCAAAGCTGGGAAAAAGCTTTATCGCAGGTGCGTATTAGCGACAGCAATGAAAAAGGGAAAAAAATCTTTTACACAGCCCTTTACCATGCCATGCAACACCCCAGATTATATAATGATGTGGATGGAAAATACCCCCAGTTTGCAGGGAAATACCAGAACAAAACAATTGACAAGGGAAGTTATTATGATGATTTTTCGATGTGGGACATTTACCGTGCACAATTGCCGTTAATTGAGCTACTGCAACCCAATCTGGCCAATAGCTTTGTAAATTCCATGGTATTGAAAGGTCAGCAAGGCGGTTGGATGCCTATTTTCCCCTGCTGGAACAGTTATACCGCCGCCATGATCGGCGACCATGCCACTGCTTTTATCGCTTCTGCATACAACAAAGGGATCCGCAATTACGACATCAATGAAGCCTACCGCTTAATGAGGCAAAATGCATTCCAAATGCCCGATTCGGCCGATTATTTAAACGGAAAAGGCAGGCGTGGCATTAACAGTTACCTGAAATATGGCTATATTCCATTGGAAGATAGTATACCAAATGCTTTTCATAAAAAGGAACAGGTAAGCAGGACTCTGGAATATGCATACGATGATTATGCATTGGCAACCATTGCGAAAGATCTGGGCAAACAAAGCGATTACCGGGAACTCGCTAAGCGTGCACTTAATTATCAGCATGTTTTTGATCCAAAGGTTGGAATGGTGAGGGGGCGCTATGCCAATGGTAATTGGTACCAGCCTTTTTATCCCGATCACCGCGAACCTTATATAACCGAAGGTACTCCAAGGCAGTATACTTTTTATGCTCCACATGATATGCCCGGATTGATCAAATTAATGGGTGGAAGTAAGAAGCTCGAAAACGAACTCGATTCGCTCTTTGCCAAAAAAGAATACTGGCATGGCAATGAGCCTGGCCACCAGATTCCTTTTTTATACAATTATACGGCCTCGCCATGGAAAACACAGTTGCAGGTATCGCGCATTTTAGCCGAAGAATACGATGAAGGTGCGGGCGGTTTAAGTGGCAATGATGATGCCGGACAAATGTCGGCATGGTATGTATTTGCAGCGATGGGTTTTTATCCTGTTGATCCTGTTTCGGGCACCTACCAGCTTACAAGTCCTTTATTTAAAAATACGACCATATCCTTTAAAAACGGTAAAAAATTGAGCGTAACCGCCATTAAAAAGAGTAAAAATTCCATTTATATCGCAAAAATTAGTTTAAATGGAAAAGTTTTTAATAAAAATCAGCTTTCACACCAAACCCTTATCAATGGTGGGAAGATTATTTTCTATTTGGAAGATCATCCGATAAAAAAATAAGTGTTTTTTATTGAACAACCTTTATATTGGAATCTTTTCGGGCACGTATCTTCATTCCGAACTTGATTGGGAACCCTAATGCGTTAGCATGGCCATTTTAGGTTTCATTCATTAAGATTCCCGCCTGCGCGGGAAAGACGACCGATTTATTAGACGATTAATTTATTGGACGATCGCTTTATTGAACAACAACTATATTGGAATCTGATAGAGCACGTTACGTCATTCCCAACCTGATTGGGAATCCTAATGCCTCGGTATGCCTTATAGGTTCCTTTATTAAGATTCCCGCCTGCGCAGGAAAGACGACCGCTTTATTGAACGATTACTTTATTGGACAATCGCTTTATTGAACAACAACTATATTGGAATCTGATATAGCATGTTACGTCATTCCCAACTTGATTGGGAACCCTAATACCTAGGTATGGCCTTATAGGTCCCTTCATTAAGATTCCCGCCTACGCGGGAAAGCGACCGATTTATTGGACGATCGCTTTATTGAACAACAACTATATTGGAATCTGATATAGCACGTTACGTCATTCCCAACTTGATTGGGAATCCTAATGCCTGGGTATGGCCTTATAGGTCCCTTCATTAAGATTCCCGCCTGCGTGGGAAAGACGACCGCTTTATTAGACGACCGTTTTATTGGACAATCGCTTTATTGAACAACAACTATATTGGAATGTGATATAGCACGTTACGTCATTCCCAACTTGATTGGGAACCCTAATGCGTTAGCATGGCCATTTTAGGTTACATTCATTAAGATTCCCGCCTGCGCGGGAAAGACGACCGCTTTATTAGACGACCGATTTATTAGACGACCGTTTTATTGGACAACTGCTATATTCGAATCTGTTGTTGTAATTAATTCTTAAAAACCTCACTTTCCCCACTACTTGTCCTTAATCACAAAGTGATAATTCCCGGATTCGGCTCGATATACGAATTTATCAGCTTCGGCCCTTAAAAAACTTAAACCATCAGCTTTATTTACAGCTAAGCCACCTTCTTTTACCAGTTCGGGCCTGGTGGATGGAAGGTAAATCGTTGCCGAGGTATTTACCGGAACCGAAATATCCAGTTCTACAGCATTATCTGTTCTTTTCCAGCTGCAGGAAATGTCGCCGCTAATGGATTTAAAAGAGCCCTTTACCCATTTAAGATCTGAAACGAAAGCTGGTTTGATGATGATTTTACGAAAACCAGCGCCAGATTCGTCAGGGCTAATGCCAATTAAGTCGTTAAAAAACCATTCGTTAATCTGCCCGGACATAAAATGGTTCTGAGAGCCGAAATCGCCCACACCGGCATCCCATTTTTCGGTTAAACTGGTGGCACCCTTTTTAATCTGGTAACCATAACCAGGCTTATCAGACTGGTTGTTCATGTCGTAAACCACATCCGAATATCCACCATCCGCCAAAGCCCTCAGTAAAAAACGGTATCCCACTTCACCAGAATTAAAACTATTGTTATTTTTTCTGATACTATCCACCAATGCATTTAACAATTTAGGTTTGTTTTGCGGTTCTACAATATTGAGAAATAAAGGTAAAGCGCAGGTGGTGTTCGAGCCTGTGGCATATAATCCAGATGTAGCGTTGTAAAATTTATCGTTAAATGATTTACGGATCTGTTCGCTAGATGCACGGTACGCATCTGCATCGGCCTGTTTACCGAGCTGCCTGGCAATGTTGTACATAATCAGGTTATCGTAGTAATATATTGCCGTTCCGGTAAAAGATACCGGAGTGAGCTGAGAACCCCATGCCGGCTTCGGACCGATATCATACCAATCGCCAAGTCCCGTAACAATGATATTAGCTTTAGCTGTTGAGGATAAAAATGCAACATACTTTTTCATTCGTTCATAATATCTTTCGAGCAGGGAAATATCGCCAGAAAACAGGTATTGTTGCCATGGAACGATAATAAATGAACTTCCCCATTCGGTAGAATTACGGAAACCATTAGTCAGCTCCGGAGAACCTGCTATAAAATATTCGGGTGCAATATTGGGGATAAACCCATTTTCCAGCTGTGCATCTGCCATATCGCTCATCGTTTTGCGGAAAAGCGGCGACATATCGAAATTGTACCTCAGCGCTGGTCCGTTTAATTGATTCTCTTCCAGCCAGCCCATTTTTTCACGGTGCGGGCAATCGGTCATCAGGCTCTGCATATTGCTTCGCTGTGCCCACCTTACCAATTCGTAAATTTGGTTAAAGAGAGTATTTGAGGTAGAAAATTTACCTACAGGCGTAGATGATGAGTGTACAATGAGGTCTTCTATATTCGTTACCTTTGGTAGTTGTCCGTTTGGTTTGGCCGCAAATAACTCAACCTGTAAATACCTCGCACCCTGATAAAAGAATTTTGGTTTCCAGTGTTCGATTCCACTGCCAGCAAGGGTATATTGCCACCAGGCTGGTCGTGCACCATCCTGGGTAGCCGATTTACGATCAACCAGGCCATCGGCGCCTAAAAGTTCCGACGGGATCATCCGCACATAAGCTCCTTTTTGACCACTAACCGTAAGTTTTGGCATCATGGAAGCATTTTGTCCGAAATCGTAAATAAACAGGTTATCTTTAATTTTTATTACCTTAACAAATGGTTTGGTTTCGATAACCTTAACCGCCGGAGCAGCAGAAGATAATCCGCTCAACCTCCCCCAGGACCTGAAGATAGGGCAGCCGATTTCCAGTTTTTACCGGCTTTGAATCCACTCTTATTCCAGCCTGCAGCTTCCAGGTTGGCGTTATAATCTTCCCCGCCAAACATGTTCGAATAAGTGATTGGGCCAGGTGCCACCTGCCAGGTTTTATCGGTGCCGATTGTTTTCACCGTTCCATCAGCATATTCTAAACGCAGTTGTGCAATTGCTTTTAGTGGTCCGAAAGAGTTAAGGAATTTAACATAGCGTACCGAATCTGGCTGGATATTGTACATGCCATTTCCTAAAATAATGCCGATGGCATTGTTACCGGCCTTTAGTTTTGCCGTAACATCATAAGTACTGTACAAAATGGTCTTTTTATAATCCGTCCACCCTGGGTTTAGTAAATCTTCTCCTACTTTTTGGCCATTGATGGAAAGTTCAAATTCAGACATACCACTCACAAAGATCACAGCACGCGACAGGCCTTTATTTATCGAAAAATCTTTCCGCAAGGCCATCGACGAGTAGTTGGGCAAAGCTGATCTATCTAAGGGCTCATCAGTTAAGTTTTGTTTATCCCATCCATTGGCTTCGTTGTTATCGAGTGCTTGCACAGGACTTCCTGAAGCGATATTTTTGCCATTTGAGAACACTTCAACCTGCCTCAGGGCAAACTGATAATTCTGCTCCCAACCCCATAATTTATTGGCCGTTATCCTTACAAATCTTCCGGTTGCATTTTTAATACTGAACGATACTGGTTTCCACCCGGGGTTATTGAACGCCCTTTTGCTGTAATCGGCAACCATTGTAGCCTTTTTAAAATCTTCTTCATCAGCTATTTCGACTTTAAAGTTGGATGGGAAACCATAACCTGCACGATCCTCAAAAAACATAGGAGTGATCCTGATGGAAGAAATCGGCGATATTTTTTTTAGGTCAACCTGTACCCACTTCGTGGTTGTTTGTGAAGCAGCACTTTTGGCCCGGTATCCAAACGGACTAAGTGAAAATTTTTCGGCCCCTGCCGCAGTAATCCAATTGGCTACCCAATCTTTAGCCGTTAGTAACCCCATCGTAAAGCTTGCGGCATTGCTCCATCCGGAAACCGCTCCATTGTTATCCCATACACGTACCTTCCACCAATACTTTTTTCCTGATTTTAGCGGTTGGCCCATATAACTGATGTATGCCATCTGACTGGAGGCCACCTTTCCCGAATTCCATAGATTGCCTTTATCGTTTTTCAGCGATAATTCAGTATCAGCAACCAATATCTGATAGGCAAGCTGTTTTAATCCGCGTTTACTATTTTCAGCACTCAGTGTGTAACTGAGGCCTGGATGGGCAACATCTATGCCCAGCGGATTATAGAACAATTCGCACTTTAAATCTACTGGCTTTAGTGCAGCTGGTGTAGCAAAGCAGAAAGAACTGCTAAGCAATAAGAGGATAACGATAAAATATCTTTTGGAATGGAACATGATATTGGGATAATACAAAGAAGGAAACAACACGCTGGTTGTTTCCTTCTGAATAATTTAAAAATAAGGATTTAAGGCCACTTCTGATGCCGGTATTGGAAATAATATCCTGATATTGGTATAAGATGATGGCGATGGTGTAATGCCAGCCGGGAAATAATAATTAAGCGGATTTGCTTTAAATCTGGTACCAAAAGCTTTCATCACCTCATCAGCTTTACCTGTTCTTACCAGATCGGGCCATCTTTTATTTTCGAAAGCCAGCTCTACCCTCCTTTCATTTAGTATGGCATCTCTGACAGCGGTTTGCCCTGATGCTGTACTTGCAGTTAATCCTGTTCTTGGATTTGCCCTCACCATATTTAAATAGGTTAAGGCCTCTCCTGGTCTGTTTTGCTCGTTTACAGCCTCAGCTAAGAACAATAGCACTTCTGCATAGCGGTAAACCGGCCAGTTATCGTTAGTATTATTGGTAACCGCATGCGGATGGCTGTATTTTTTGATGTATGGATAAGTTACACCACCAGCAGTGAGGTAACCGATTGATGCATCTTTACGTTTATCGTTTGCTTCATAAGCGGCAATGATATCAGGTGTTGGAAGATTAAACCCCTGTATGGTTCTTGGCACTTCTGCTATACCAGTTACAGCCTTGATCTCTTCTGCCGAAATAGGTTGAATTAAAAATGTATAAAAGAAGTTGCTCGAAAGTCCTTCATTTCCTTCTTTATATTGTATTTCGAAAACAGATTCAATATTATTTTTGGTTGCCGGATTAAACACTTCACTGTAATCTGATACCAGGTTATATCCGGTAACTTCTTTGAGGATTGTTTCTGCCTCTGCCCATCTTTTTAAAACCATATAAACATTGCCAAGCAATGTTTTGGCAGCGCCCGAGGTTGTCCTACCTGCCTCTTGCGTAGCCTTATTCGGCAGCAACGTTGCAGCCTGTTTTGCATCGGCAATAATCTGCGCATATACATTTTCCACACTGCTTAACGGAAGTGAGGTTTCATCAAGCGTTTTGGCCGGTTTAAGGTGCAAAGGCACTTTACCAAAGTATTGAACCAGATCGAAATAGGCAAATGCCCTTAAAAAATAGGCCTGTCCTTTAATATTATTCTTTGAAGCCGCATTAAAATCAATACCATCAATCGGTTCGAGCACCTGGTTTACACGGGCAATGATGGAATAATCGGTAAAATATTTATTTGCCGAAACCGGATTGTTGGCATCATCGGTAAAATCTTTAATATATTCAGACTGGTTACTTCCCCTGTCGTTTGGATTGTATTTATAGGTAGTATTATCAGAACGCTGCTCAGCCATTGCCCATGCACCATTCTGTCCACCGTAAAGGCCTCGAAGGGGCGCATAAGCACCGTTAATGGCCTGTTGAAAATCACTTTCTGTTTTAAAGAAAATGGCGGTACTTAATGATGTTTTAGAAGGTGTTTCTAAAAAACCCTTTTTGCAGGCCTCTAATGAAGTCAGCAGCAGGATAGCCAAAAAAATATTTTTATTCATGATCGTCAGATTTAATTGTCAGATGATTATTTAAAATTTACGTTTAACCCAAAAGTGAATGTTCTTGGAACCGGGTAGGCAGAAAAATCAAGGCCCTGCGACAGTGAATTTGGTGCATTTCCATTTAAATCGGTTCCAATTTCTGGATTTACACCATCATAATTGGTAAAAACAAAGGCCTGTTGCACACTTGCATAAACCCTAACACTTTTGAGTGCTTTTATTTTCGCTACCGGAACGGTATAACCAAGGGTAATGTTCTTAATGGTTAAATAACTTCCATCCTGAACAAAGCGGGTATGGAACTGAGCGCGGTCATCACCTGTTGATGCTGTTGTTTTTCCATATTTGCCTGCGCCCGGGTTTTGTGGCGAACGCCAGCGGTCTTTCACTTCTTTAAGTACATTAAATACACCATCTAAGTTGGTTGTACCTTCATCCATCATCCTGGCGATGTCATTGCCATAAGATCCGCTTGCTACCACCGCAAAATCGAAATTCCTGTAGGTAAAACTATTGGTTAATCCGAAAACAAATTTTGGAAACGGGTTTCCGATCACTGTTCTGTCTCCTTCTTCATCACCATATTTAATTACCCCATCACCGTTAAGGTCGCGGAATTTTATTGTCCCCACCTGCGAGTTAACACTTTTCGGAGAACGGTCAAAATCGGCCTGATCGGTATATACCCCATCCTGTATAAGTCCCCAAAACTGCCCAATCCTTTGTCCAACCTGTGTGATTGATCTTGCTGTACCGTTACCCGTGTACAAACGGTCGCTCAGCGATGATAGCGCCAATACTTTATTATCACTAAAAGCAATATTAAAATTGGTATTCCACTTAAATTTTCCAATCAGGTTATTCGAATTAATGGCAAATTCATGACCCCAGAATTTTATTTCGCCAACATTCCCGGTAAAACTTGAAAATCCGGATTCGCGTGGTACAGCTAGCGAAAACAAAAGATTGGAGGTTTTCTTGGTGTAGTAATCGTAAGTAAAACTGATGCGGTTATTTAATATAGAAAGGTCAATTCCAAAGTCTAACTGTTTGGTATTTTCCCATCCTAATTCATCATTTCCTAAATTGGTTACGGCTACCCCACTAGCTGTTGTAGAGCCGAAAGGACTATTTATGCCGCTTGATACGGTAGCATATTGCCGGTAATCACCAATATTATTGTTGCCTATTACACCATAACTACCGCGTAATTTTAAAAATGAGATGATTTTCGAATCACTCAAGAACGATTCCTGGCTTAATACCCATCCTGCAGATACCGAAGGGAAATTTCCCCATTTATTGGCCGAACCAAATCGCGAAGAACCATCCCTGCGGATGCTGGCTGCCACTAAATATTTCCCTTTGTAATTGTAATTAAGACGTGCTAAAAAAGAGGTCAGGCCCCATTCTACAATATCTGAAGAAGGATTATTTTTAATTAATGCCCCGGCAATGGTTTCAATCCGATCGTCAGGGTAGTTTGATCCACTGATGGCACTGTAATCACTGCGGTATTTCTGTTTGGTAAAACCCGCTAAAACATCAAATCCGTGGTCTTTAATCTGTTTTGAATAGCTTACGGTATTTTCTGATAACCACGATTGATATTGGTAGTTAGAATCGAATAACCCAGCAGAAAGCGCACTTGGTGTAGAAGCAAATGCCCTTGAAGCTGTTGAGGGCTGAAAAGAATGAAACAATGACTGACCAAAATCAACATTTATGCTTGATTTAAGTACCAGTTTGCTAATCGGTTCATATTCGATGTATCCGTTTGACAGGATCCTGTTGTCTTTGCTTTTATTGGTAATATCCTGAATGGATCTTACCCAGTTGGGTGTAGGGAAAGCCGTAATGCCAGCCGTGGTAACCGTAACCGGATAAGTGCCATCAGGGTTTTGGTAGTTAAGAACAGGCGGAGTTAAAAGCGCGTTGTTAATTAAACCGCCACCACCAAAAAACATCCCATCGGTAGATGGAGAATTATTTACAGTATGCGTAGGCGCAAGATTGAAACCTACCTTAACCTGATCGTTTACTTTGAAAACCGAGTTGAGACGAACTGAAAAACGTTCATAATCTGAATTTAAAAGGACACCTTCCTGTTTAAAATAGCCTGCAACAACGGCACTGCTAAAATTTTCTTTATTGGTATTTATTGAAACACTATAATTTGTTAAAGGTGCGGTACGCAACATGGCATCGTACCAATCGTATCCTTCGCCATATTGTGCAGGGTTTTGAAGCGCAGCAGGTACAGGCTGACCTAAATCTTCATAATATTCTTTTTTGAACTGTGCCCATTCTGTACCGTTCATCATATCCGGACGGCCTTTTTGGGGTACTTGCTGTATACCTGTGTAAACATTTGCAGAAACATTGGTTTGCCCGGATTTAGCTCCTTTAGTAGTGACTACCACCACACCAAAAGCGGCCCGCGAACCATAAAGCGCAGTTGAGGCTGCATCTTTTAACACCGTAATATTTTCGATCTCATCGGGGTTGATGTTACTGATATCGCCAGCTATGGGAAAACCATCTACCACGTATAAAGGCGTTGAACCGGTAGAAAGAGATGCACTGCCGCGAACACGTACCTGTAAGCCCTGACCTGGTTTGCCGGATGCCTGATTGATTTGCACACCGGCAAGTTTTCCCTGGAGTTTTTGTGTAATCTGTGCCGCCGGGATATCCTGAAGTTCTTTTGCGTTTACTGTTTGTAATGAACCTGTTGAGCTTCTTTGCGTGGTACTGCCATAAGCTACCACCACTACCTCATCTAATGATTGATTATCTTCAGTTAACTTCACATTAAGGCTTGTTCTATTGTTAACGGGCACTTCGATGGTTTTGAAACCTACAAAT
Proteins encoded:
- a CDS encoding SusC/RagA family TonB-linked outer membrane protein, producing MRIFTLIYHKTKGRPNYLIALFAMAISLFIAHPSWAQNPSLTVSGKITSTSGETLPGVSVSVKGGQNVTSSDGNGVYKITLANPTATLVFSFVGFKTIEVPVNNRTSLNVKLTEDNQSLDEVVVVAYGSTTQRSSTGSLQTVNAKELQDIPAAQITQKLQGKLAGVQINQASGKPGQGLQVRVRGSASLSTGSTPLYVVDGFPIAGDISNINPDEIENITVLKDAASTALYGSRAAFGVVVVTTKGAKSGQTNVSANVYTGIQQVPQKGRPDMMNGTEWAQFKKEYYEDLGQPVPAALQNPAQYGEGYDWYDAMLRTAPLTNYSVSINTNKENFSSAVVAGYFKQEGVLLNSDYERFSVRLNSVFKVNDQVKVGFNLAPTHTVNNSPSTDGMFFGGGGLINNALLTPPVLNYQNPDGTYPVTVTTAGITAFPTPNWVRSIQDITNKSKDNRILSNGYIEYEPISKLVLKSSINVDFGQSLFHSFQPSTASRAFASTPSALSAGLFDSNYQYQSWLSENTVSYSKQIKDHGFDVLAGFTKQKYRSDYSAISGSNYPDDRIETIAGALIKNNPSSDIVEWGLTSFLARLNYNYKGKYLVAASIRRDGSSRFGSANKWGNFPSVSAGWVLSQESFLSDSKIISFLKLRGSYGVIGNNNIGDYRQYATVSSGINSPFGSTTASGVAVTNLGNDELGWENTKQLDFGIDLSILNNRISFTYDYYTKKTSNLLFSLAVPRESGFSSFTGNVGEIKFWGHEFAINSNNLIGKFKWNTNFNIAFSDNKVLALSSLSDRLYTGNGTARSITQVGQRIGQFWGLIQDGVYTDQADFDRSPKSVNSQVGTIKFRDLNGDGVIKYGDEEGDRTVIGNPFPKFVFGLTNSFTYRNFDFAVVASGSYGNDIARMMDEGTTNLDGVFNVLKEVKDRWRSPQNPGAGKYGKTTASTGDDRAQFHTRFVQDGSYLTIKNITLGYTVPVAKIKALKSVRVYASVQQAFVFTNYDGVNPEIGTDLNGNAPNSLSQGLDFSAYPVPRTFTFGLNVNFK